One Rhinolophus sinicus isolate RSC01 linkage group LG06, ASM3656204v1, whole genome shotgun sequence DNA window includes the following coding sequences:
- the MYRF gene encoding myelin regulatory factor isoform X2, with product MEVVDETEALQRFFEGHDINGALEPSNIDTSILEEYISKEDATDLCFPDISAPASAASYPHGQPVMPGSSGVHHLSPPGGGPSPGRHGPLPPPSYSTPLNCNNNNGMGTAPKPFLGGSGPPIKAEPKAPYAPGTLPDSPPDSGSEAYSPQQVNDTHLLRTITPETLCHVGVPSRLEHPPPPPAHLPGPPPPPPHYPVLQRDLYMKAEPPMPPYAAMGQGLVPPDLHHTQQSQMLHQLLQQHGAELPTHPSKKRKHSESPPNTLNAQMLNGMIKQEPGTVTALPPHPTRAPSPSWPPQGPLSPGPGSLPLSIARVQTPPWHPAGAPSPGLLQDSDSLSGSYLDPNYQSIKWQPHQQSKWATLYDANYKELPMLTYRVDADKGFNFSVGDDAFVCQKKNHFQVTVYIGMLGEPKYVKTPEGLKPLDCFYLKLHGVKLEALNQSINIEQSQSDRSKRPFNPVTVSLPPEQVTKVTVGRLHFSETTANNMRKKGKPNPDQRYFMLVVALQAHAQNQNYTLAAQISERIIVRASNPGQFESDSDVLWQRAQVPDTVFHHGRVGINTDRPDEALVVHGNVKVMGSLMHPSDLRAKEHVQEVDTTEQLKRISRMRLVHYRYKPEFAATAGIEAAAPETGVIAQEVKEILPEAVKDTGDVVFANGKTIENFLVVNKERIFMENVGAVKELCKLTDNLETRIDELERWSHKLAKLRRLDSLKSTGSSGAFSHTGSQFSRSGSVPHKKRPPKVASKPSSVVPDQACISQRFLQGTIIALVVVMAFSVVSMSTLYVLSLRTEEDLVETDGSFAVSTSCLLALLRPQTPGGSEAMCPWSSQSFGTTQLRQSPVTTGLPGTQPSLLLVTTGLISLAPGPAIRALDLCSSHPCPVVCCSSPTPSPATDPSLGPSFNPSQGLSPSPSTNRSGPSQMALLPVTNIRAKSWGLSANGIGHFKHPKSLEPVASPVVPFPGGQGKTKNSPSLGLHSRARRGAPHPGLGPAQPTEAQDQSDLAPSLTSIQVLENSMPITSQYCAPGHACRPGNFTYHIPVSSGTPLHLSLTLQMNSSSPVSVVLCSLMSKEEPCEEGGFPQSLHTHQATQGTSHQWPVTILSFREFTYHFRVALLGQANCSSEALVRPATDYYFRFYRLCD from the exons GCCACGACATCAATGGAGCCCTGGAGCCCTCCAACATAGACACCAGTATCCTGGAGGAGTACATCAGCAAGGAGGATGCCACCGACCT CTGCTTCCCTGACATCTCCGCTCCAGCCAGTGCGGCCTCCTACCCCCACGGGCAGCCAGTGATGCCCGGCTCCAGCGGGGTCCACCACCTGAGCCCCCCTGGGGGTGGACCCTCCCCAGGGCGCCAtggccccctcccacccccgagCTACAGCACCCCGCTCAACTGCAACAACAACAATGGCATGGGCACCGCTCCCAAACCCTTCCTGGGGGGCTCTGGGCCCCCCATCAAGGCTGAGCCCAAGGCTCCCTATGCCCCAGG CACACTGCCGGACTCTCCCCCAGACTCGGGCTCCGAAGCCTACTCCCCCCAGCAGGTGAATG ACACCCACCTCCTGCGTACCATAACCCCTGAAACCCTGTGCCACGTGGGAGTGCCCTCCCGCCTGGagcacccacccccacctccagcccacCTGCCAggccccccgccacccccacctcACTACCCCGTCCTGCAGCGGGACCTGTACATGAAGGCTGAGCCCCCAATGCCCCCCTATGCTGCCATGGGGCAGGGTCTGGTGCCCCCCGATCTCCACCACACCCAGCAGTCCCAGATGTTGCACCAGCTGTTGCAGCAACATGGAGCCGA GCTTCCCACACATCCCTCCAAGAAGAGGAAGCATTCTGAATCGCCCCCCAACACCCTCAATGCCCAGATGCTGAATGGAATGATCAAACAAGAGCCTGGGACTGTGACAGCCCTGCCTCCGCACCCCACTAGGGCTCCATCCCCATCCTGGCCTCCCCAGGGCCCACTCTCACCGGGCCCCGGCTCCTTGCCCCTCAGCATTGCCCGGGTCCAGACGCCACCTTGGCACCCAGCAGGTGCACCCTCACCAG GTCTCCTGCAGGATAGTGACAGCCTCAGTGGCTCCTACCTGGACCCCAACTACCAGTCCATCAAGTGGCAACCACACCAGCAGAGCAAGTGGGCGACTCTGTACGATGCAAATTACAAGGAGCT gcccaTGCTCACCTACCGTGTGGACGCCGACAAGGGTTTCAACTTTTCGGTGGGTGACGATGCCTTCGTGTGCCAGAAGAAGAACCACTTCCAGGTGACTGTGTACATTGGCATGCTGGGCGAGCCCAAGTACGTCAAGACTCCCGAAGGCCTCAAGCCCCTTGACTGCTTCTACCTGAAGCTGCATGGAGTGAAG CTGGAGGCCCTGAACCAGTCCATCAACATCGAGCAGTCTCAGTCAGACCGAAGCAAGCGGCCCTTCAACCCTGTCAC GGTCAGTCTGCCCCCTGAGCAGGTCACAAAGGTGACTGTGGGGCGCTTGCACTTCAGCGAGACCACCGCCAACAACATGCGTAAGAAGGGCAAACCCAACCCTGACCAGAG GTACTTCATGCTGGTGGTGGCCCTCCAAGCCCATGCACAGAACCAGAACTACACGCTGGCTGCCCAGATCTCGGAGCGCATCATCGTGCGG GCCTCCAACCCAGGTCAGTTTGAGAGCGACAGCGACGTGCTGTGGCAGCGGGCGCAGGTGCCCGACACTGTCTTCCACCATGGCCGTGTGGGCATCAACACCGACAGGCCCGATGAGGCGCTGGTCGTGCACGGCAACGTCAAGGTCATGGGCTCGCTCATGCACCCCTCGGACCTGCGGGCCAAGGAGCACGTGCAGGAG GTGGACACCACGGAGCAGCTGAAGAGGATCTCGCGCATGCGGCTGGTGCACTACAGATACAAGCCGGAGTTTGCCGCCACAGCCGGCATCGAGGCCGCGGCGCCAGAGACGG GTGTCATCGCCCAGGAGGTGAAGGAGATCCTGCCTGAAGCCGTAAAGGACACTGGAGATGTGGTCTTTGCGAATGGGAAAACCATAGAAAACTTCCTGGTGGTGAACAAG GAGCGCATCTTCATGGAGAATGTGGGTGCTGTAAAGGAGCTATGCAAGCTGACCGACAACCTGGAGACACGCATTGATGAGCTGGAGCGCTGGAGCCACAAACTGGCCAAACTGCGGCGACTGGACAGCCTCAAGTCCACCGGCAGCTCAGGCGCCTTCAG CCACACAGGGAGCCAGTTCAGCCGGTCAGGCAGTGTCCCCCACAAGAAAAGGCCCCCCAAGGTGGCCAGCAAG CCATCGTCTGTGGTCCCAGACCAGGCCTGCATCAGCCAGCGTTTCCTGCAGGGAACCATCATTGCCCTGGTGGTGGTCATGGCCTTCAG CGTGGTGTCCATGTCCACACTGTACGTGCTGAGCCTGCGCACTGAGGAAGACCTGGTAGAAACAGATGG CTCTTTTGCCGTGTCCACTTCCTGTCTTCTGGCCCTGCTCCGGCCCCAGACCCCTGGGGGGAGTGAGGCCATGTGCCCATG GTCCAGCCAGAGCTTTGGGACCACTCAGCTCCGACAGTCCCCTGTGACTACTGGGCTGCCAGGCACACAGCCCTCTTTGCTGCTGG TTACCACTGGCCTCATCAGCTtggccccaggcccagccatCCGTGCCTTAGACCTCTGTTCCAGCCACCCCTGCCCGGTCGTCTGCTGCTCCTCACCCACTCCAAGCCCTGCCACTGACCCTAGTCTTGGCCCCAGTTTTAACCCTAGTCAGGGTCTCAGCCCCAGTCCCTCCACCAACCGCTCAG GCCCCAGCCAGATGGCCCTACTGCCAGTCACCAACATCAGAGCCAAGTCCTGGGGCCTGTCAGCCAATGGCATTGGCCACTTCAAGCATCCAAAGAGCTTGGAGCCTGTGGCTAGCCCTGTCGTCCCCTTCCCTGGGGGACAGGGCAAAACCAAGAACAGCCCCAGCCTTGGTCTCCATAGCCGAGCCCGCCGAGGGGCCCCCCACcctggcctgggccctgcccagccCACTGAGGCCCAGGACCAGTCAG ACCTGGCGCCCTCCCTGACCTCCATCCAGGTGCTGGAGAATTCTATGCCCATCACCTCCCAGTACTGCGCTCCAGGGCATGCCTGCAG GCCTGGGAACTTCACCTACCACATCCCCGTGAGCAGTGGCACCCCACTGCACCTCAGCCTGACCCTGCAGATGAA CTCCTCGTCCCCAGTGTCTGTGGTGCTGTGCAGCCTGATGTCCAAGGAGGAGCCGTGTGAGGAGGGGGGCTTTCCACAGAGCCTCCACACCCACCAGGCCACCCAG
- the MYRF gene encoding myelin regulatory factor isoform X1 yields the protein MEVVDETEALQRFFEGHDINGALEPSNIDTSILEEYISKEDATDLCFPDISAPASAASYPHGQPVMPGSSGVHHLSPPGGGPSPGRHGPLPPPSYSTPLNCNNNNGMGTAPKPFLGGSGPPIKAEPKAPYAPGTLPDSPPDSGSEAYSPQQVNDTHLLRTITPETLCHVGVPSRLEHPPPPPAHLPGPPPPPPHYPVLQRDLYMKAEPPMPPYAAMGQGLVPPDLHHTQQSQMLHQLLQQHGAELPTHPSKKRKHSESPPNTLNAQMLNGMIKQEPGTVTALPPHPTRAPSPSWPPQGPLSPGPGSLPLSIARVQTPPWHPAGAPSPGLLQDSDSLSGSYLDPNYQSIKWQPHQQSKWATLYDANYKELPMLTYRVDADKGFNFSVGDDAFVCQKKNHFQVTVYIGMLGEPKYVKTPEGLKPLDCFYLKLHGVKLEALNQSINIEQSQSDRSKRPFNPVTVSLPPEQVTKVTVGRLHFSETTANNMRKKGKPNPDQRYFMLVVALQAHAQNQNYTLAAQISERIIVRASNPGQFESDSDVLWQRAQVPDTVFHHGRVGINTDRPDEALVVHGNVKVMGSLMHPSDLRAKEHVQEVDTTEQLKRISRMRLVHYRYKPEFAATAGIEAAAPETGVIAQEVKEILPEAVKDTGDVVFANGKTIENFLVVNKERIFMENVGAVKELCKLTDNLETRIDELERWSHKLAKLRRLDSLKSTGSSGAFSHTGSQFSRSGSVPHKKRPPKVASKPSSVVPDQACISQRFLQGTIIALVVVMAFSVVSMSTLYVLSLRTEEDLVETDGSFAVSTSCLLALLRPQTPGGSEAMCPCRSSQSFGTTQLRQSPVTTGLPGTQPSLLLVTTGLISLAPGPAIRALDLCSSHPCPVVCCSSPTPSPATDPSLGPSFNPSQGLSPSPSTNRSGPSQMALLPVTNIRAKSWGLSANGIGHFKHPKSLEPVASPVVPFPGGQGKTKNSPSLGLHSRARRGAPHPGLGPAQPTEAQDQSDLAPSLTSIQVLENSMPITSQYCAPGHACRPGNFTYHIPVSSGTPLHLSLTLQMNSSSPVSVVLCSLMSKEEPCEEGGFPQSLHTHQATQGTSHQWPVTILSFREFTYHFRVALLGQANCSSEALVRPATDYYFRFYRLCD from the exons GCCACGACATCAATGGAGCCCTGGAGCCCTCCAACATAGACACCAGTATCCTGGAGGAGTACATCAGCAAGGAGGATGCCACCGACCT CTGCTTCCCTGACATCTCCGCTCCAGCCAGTGCGGCCTCCTACCCCCACGGGCAGCCAGTGATGCCCGGCTCCAGCGGGGTCCACCACCTGAGCCCCCCTGGGGGTGGACCCTCCCCAGGGCGCCAtggccccctcccacccccgagCTACAGCACCCCGCTCAACTGCAACAACAACAATGGCATGGGCACCGCTCCCAAACCCTTCCTGGGGGGCTCTGGGCCCCCCATCAAGGCTGAGCCCAAGGCTCCCTATGCCCCAGG CACACTGCCGGACTCTCCCCCAGACTCGGGCTCCGAAGCCTACTCCCCCCAGCAGGTGAATG ACACCCACCTCCTGCGTACCATAACCCCTGAAACCCTGTGCCACGTGGGAGTGCCCTCCCGCCTGGagcacccacccccacctccagcccacCTGCCAggccccccgccacccccacctcACTACCCCGTCCTGCAGCGGGACCTGTACATGAAGGCTGAGCCCCCAATGCCCCCCTATGCTGCCATGGGGCAGGGTCTGGTGCCCCCCGATCTCCACCACACCCAGCAGTCCCAGATGTTGCACCAGCTGTTGCAGCAACATGGAGCCGA GCTTCCCACACATCCCTCCAAGAAGAGGAAGCATTCTGAATCGCCCCCCAACACCCTCAATGCCCAGATGCTGAATGGAATGATCAAACAAGAGCCTGGGACTGTGACAGCCCTGCCTCCGCACCCCACTAGGGCTCCATCCCCATCCTGGCCTCCCCAGGGCCCACTCTCACCGGGCCCCGGCTCCTTGCCCCTCAGCATTGCCCGGGTCCAGACGCCACCTTGGCACCCAGCAGGTGCACCCTCACCAG GTCTCCTGCAGGATAGTGACAGCCTCAGTGGCTCCTACCTGGACCCCAACTACCAGTCCATCAAGTGGCAACCACACCAGCAGAGCAAGTGGGCGACTCTGTACGATGCAAATTACAAGGAGCT gcccaTGCTCACCTACCGTGTGGACGCCGACAAGGGTTTCAACTTTTCGGTGGGTGACGATGCCTTCGTGTGCCAGAAGAAGAACCACTTCCAGGTGACTGTGTACATTGGCATGCTGGGCGAGCCCAAGTACGTCAAGACTCCCGAAGGCCTCAAGCCCCTTGACTGCTTCTACCTGAAGCTGCATGGAGTGAAG CTGGAGGCCCTGAACCAGTCCATCAACATCGAGCAGTCTCAGTCAGACCGAAGCAAGCGGCCCTTCAACCCTGTCAC GGTCAGTCTGCCCCCTGAGCAGGTCACAAAGGTGACTGTGGGGCGCTTGCACTTCAGCGAGACCACCGCCAACAACATGCGTAAGAAGGGCAAACCCAACCCTGACCAGAG GTACTTCATGCTGGTGGTGGCCCTCCAAGCCCATGCACAGAACCAGAACTACACGCTGGCTGCCCAGATCTCGGAGCGCATCATCGTGCGG GCCTCCAACCCAGGTCAGTTTGAGAGCGACAGCGACGTGCTGTGGCAGCGGGCGCAGGTGCCCGACACTGTCTTCCACCATGGCCGTGTGGGCATCAACACCGACAGGCCCGATGAGGCGCTGGTCGTGCACGGCAACGTCAAGGTCATGGGCTCGCTCATGCACCCCTCGGACCTGCGGGCCAAGGAGCACGTGCAGGAG GTGGACACCACGGAGCAGCTGAAGAGGATCTCGCGCATGCGGCTGGTGCACTACAGATACAAGCCGGAGTTTGCCGCCACAGCCGGCATCGAGGCCGCGGCGCCAGAGACGG GTGTCATCGCCCAGGAGGTGAAGGAGATCCTGCCTGAAGCCGTAAAGGACACTGGAGATGTGGTCTTTGCGAATGGGAAAACCATAGAAAACTTCCTGGTGGTGAACAAG GAGCGCATCTTCATGGAGAATGTGGGTGCTGTAAAGGAGCTATGCAAGCTGACCGACAACCTGGAGACACGCATTGATGAGCTGGAGCGCTGGAGCCACAAACTGGCCAAACTGCGGCGACTGGACAGCCTCAAGTCCACCGGCAGCTCAGGCGCCTTCAG CCACACAGGGAGCCAGTTCAGCCGGTCAGGCAGTGTCCCCCACAAGAAAAGGCCCCCCAAGGTGGCCAGCAAG CCATCGTCTGTGGTCCCAGACCAGGCCTGCATCAGCCAGCGTTTCCTGCAGGGAACCATCATTGCCCTGGTGGTGGTCATGGCCTTCAG CGTGGTGTCCATGTCCACACTGTACGTGCTGAGCCTGCGCACTGAGGAAGACCTGGTAGAAACAGATGG CTCTTTTGCCGTGTCCACTTCCTGTCTTCTGGCCCTGCTCCGGCCCCAGACCCCTGGGGGGAGTGAGGCCATGTGCCCATG CAGGTCCAGCCAGAGCTTTGGGACCACTCAGCTCCGACAGTCCCCTGTGACTACTGGGCTGCCAGGCACACAGCCCTCTTTGCTGCTGG TTACCACTGGCCTCATCAGCTtggccccaggcccagccatCCGTGCCTTAGACCTCTGTTCCAGCCACCCCTGCCCGGTCGTCTGCTGCTCCTCACCCACTCCAAGCCCTGCCACTGACCCTAGTCTTGGCCCCAGTTTTAACCCTAGTCAGGGTCTCAGCCCCAGTCCCTCCACCAACCGCTCAG GCCCCAGCCAGATGGCCCTACTGCCAGTCACCAACATCAGAGCCAAGTCCTGGGGCCTGTCAGCCAATGGCATTGGCCACTTCAAGCATCCAAAGAGCTTGGAGCCTGTGGCTAGCCCTGTCGTCCCCTTCCCTGGGGGACAGGGCAAAACCAAGAACAGCCCCAGCCTTGGTCTCCATAGCCGAGCCCGCCGAGGGGCCCCCCACcctggcctgggccctgcccagccCACTGAGGCCCAGGACCAGTCAG ACCTGGCGCCCTCCCTGACCTCCATCCAGGTGCTGGAGAATTCTATGCCCATCACCTCCCAGTACTGCGCTCCAGGGCATGCCTGCAG GCCTGGGAACTTCACCTACCACATCCCCGTGAGCAGTGGCACCCCACTGCACCTCAGCCTGACCCTGCAGATGAA CTCCTCGTCCCCAGTGTCTGTGGTGCTGTGCAGCCTGATGTCCAAGGAGGAGCCGTGTGAGGAGGGGGGCTTTCCACAGAGCCTCCACACCCACCAGGCCACCCAG
- the MYRF gene encoding myelin regulatory factor isoform X3: MEVVDETEALQRFFEGHDINGALEPSNIDTSILEEYISKEDATDLCFPDISAPASAASYPHGQPVMPGSSGVHHLSPPGGGPSPGRHGPLPPPSYSTPLNCNNNNGMGTAPKPFLGGSGPPIKAEPKAPYAPGTLPDSPPDSGSEAYSPQQVNDTHLLRTITPETLCHVGVPSRLEHPPPPPAHLPGPPPPPPHYPVLQRDLYMKAEPPMPPYAAMGQGLVPPDLHHTQQSQMLHQLLQQHGAELPTHPSKKRKHSESPPNTLNAQMLNGMIKQEPGTVTALPPHPTRAPSPSWPPQGPLSPGPGSLPLSIARVQTPPWHPAGAPSPGLLQDSDSLSGSYLDPNYQSIKWQPHQQSKWATLYDANYKELPMLTYRVDADKGFNFSVGDDAFVCQKKNHFQVTVYIGMLGEPKYVKTPEGLKPLDCFYLKLHGVKLEALNQSINIEQSQSDRSKRPFNPVTVSLPPEQVTKVTVGRLHFSETTANNMRKKGKPNPDQRYFMLVVALQAHAQNQNYTLAAQISERIIVRASNPGQFESDSDVLWQRAQVPDTVFHHGRVGINTDRPDEALVVHGNVKVMGSLMHPSDLRAKEHVQEVDTTEQLKRISRMRLVHYRYKPEFAATAGIEAAAPETGVIAQEVKEILPEAVKDTGDVVFANGKTIENFLVVNKERIFMENVGAVKELCKLTDNLETRIDELERWSHKLAKLRRLDSLKSTGSSGAFSHTGSQFSRSGSVPHKKRPPKVASKPSSVVPDQACISQRFLQGTIIALVVVMAFSVVSMSTLYVLSLRTEEDLVETDGRSSQSFGTTQLRQSPVTTGLPGTQPSLLLVTTGLISLAPGPAIRALDLCSSHPCPVVCCSSPTPSPATDPSLGPSFNPSQGLSPSPSTNRSGPSQMALLPVTNIRAKSWGLSANGIGHFKHPKSLEPVASPVVPFPGGQGKTKNSPSLGLHSRARRGAPHPGLGPAQPTEAQDQSDLAPSLTSIQVLENSMPITSQYCAPGHACRPGNFTYHIPVSSGTPLHLSLTLQMNSSSPVSVVLCSLMSKEEPCEEGGFPQSLHTHQATQGTSHQWPVTILSFREFTYHFRVALLGQANCSSEALVRPATDYYFRFYRLCD, from the exons GCCACGACATCAATGGAGCCCTGGAGCCCTCCAACATAGACACCAGTATCCTGGAGGAGTACATCAGCAAGGAGGATGCCACCGACCT CTGCTTCCCTGACATCTCCGCTCCAGCCAGTGCGGCCTCCTACCCCCACGGGCAGCCAGTGATGCCCGGCTCCAGCGGGGTCCACCACCTGAGCCCCCCTGGGGGTGGACCCTCCCCAGGGCGCCAtggccccctcccacccccgagCTACAGCACCCCGCTCAACTGCAACAACAACAATGGCATGGGCACCGCTCCCAAACCCTTCCTGGGGGGCTCTGGGCCCCCCATCAAGGCTGAGCCCAAGGCTCCCTATGCCCCAGG CACACTGCCGGACTCTCCCCCAGACTCGGGCTCCGAAGCCTACTCCCCCCAGCAGGTGAATG ACACCCACCTCCTGCGTACCATAACCCCTGAAACCCTGTGCCACGTGGGAGTGCCCTCCCGCCTGGagcacccacccccacctccagcccacCTGCCAggccccccgccacccccacctcACTACCCCGTCCTGCAGCGGGACCTGTACATGAAGGCTGAGCCCCCAATGCCCCCCTATGCTGCCATGGGGCAGGGTCTGGTGCCCCCCGATCTCCACCACACCCAGCAGTCCCAGATGTTGCACCAGCTGTTGCAGCAACATGGAGCCGA GCTTCCCACACATCCCTCCAAGAAGAGGAAGCATTCTGAATCGCCCCCCAACACCCTCAATGCCCAGATGCTGAATGGAATGATCAAACAAGAGCCTGGGACTGTGACAGCCCTGCCTCCGCACCCCACTAGGGCTCCATCCCCATCCTGGCCTCCCCAGGGCCCACTCTCACCGGGCCCCGGCTCCTTGCCCCTCAGCATTGCCCGGGTCCAGACGCCACCTTGGCACCCAGCAGGTGCACCCTCACCAG GTCTCCTGCAGGATAGTGACAGCCTCAGTGGCTCCTACCTGGACCCCAACTACCAGTCCATCAAGTGGCAACCACACCAGCAGAGCAAGTGGGCGACTCTGTACGATGCAAATTACAAGGAGCT gcccaTGCTCACCTACCGTGTGGACGCCGACAAGGGTTTCAACTTTTCGGTGGGTGACGATGCCTTCGTGTGCCAGAAGAAGAACCACTTCCAGGTGACTGTGTACATTGGCATGCTGGGCGAGCCCAAGTACGTCAAGACTCCCGAAGGCCTCAAGCCCCTTGACTGCTTCTACCTGAAGCTGCATGGAGTGAAG CTGGAGGCCCTGAACCAGTCCATCAACATCGAGCAGTCTCAGTCAGACCGAAGCAAGCGGCCCTTCAACCCTGTCAC GGTCAGTCTGCCCCCTGAGCAGGTCACAAAGGTGACTGTGGGGCGCTTGCACTTCAGCGAGACCACCGCCAACAACATGCGTAAGAAGGGCAAACCCAACCCTGACCAGAG GTACTTCATGCTGGTGGTGGCCCTCCAAGCCCATGCACAGAACCAGAACTACACGCTGGCTGCCCAGATCTCGGAGCGCATCATCGTGCGG GCCTCCAACCCAGGTCAGTTTGAGAGCGACAGCGACGTGCTGTGGCAGCGGGCGCAGGTGCCCGACACTGTCTTCCACCATGGCCGTGTGGGCATCAACACCGACAGGCCCGATGAGGCGCTGGTCGTGCACGGCAACGTCAAGGTCATGGGCTCGCTCATGCACCCCTCGGACCTGCGGGCCAAGGAGCACGTGCAGGAG GTGGACACCACGGAGCAGCTGAAGAGGATCTCGCGCATGCGGCTGGTGCACTACAGATACAAGCCGGAGTTTGCCGCCACAGCCGGCATCGAGGCCGCGGCGCCAGAGACGG GTGTCATCGCCCAGGAGGTGAAGGAGATCCTGCCTGAAGCCGTAAAGGACACTGGAGATGTGGTCTTTGCGAATGGGAAAACCATAGAAAACTTCCTGGTGGTGAACAAG GAGCGCATCTTCATGGAGAATGTGGGTGCTGTAAAGGAGCTATGCAAGCTGACCGACAACCTGGAGACACGCATTGATGAGCTGGAGCGCTGGAGCCACAAACTGGCCAAACTGCGGCGACTGGACAGCCTCAAGTCCACCGGCAGCTCAGGCGCCTTCAG CCACACAGGGAGCCAGTTCAGCCGGTCAGGCAGTGTCCCCCACAAGAAAAGGCCCCCCAAGGTGGCCAGCAAG CCATCGTCTGTGGTCCCAGACCAGGCCTGCATCAGCCAGCGTTTCCTGCAGGGAACCATCATTGCCCTGGTGGTGGTCATGGCCTTCAG CGTGGTGTCCATGTCCACACTGTACGTGCTGAGCCTGCGCACTGAGGAAGACCTGGTAGAAACAGATGG CAGGTCCAGCCAGAGCTTTGGGACCACTCAGCTCCGACAGTCCCCTGTGACTACTGGGCTGCCAGGCACACAGCCCTCTTTGCTGCTGG TTACCACTGGCCTCATCAGCTtggccccaggcccagccatCCGTGCCTTAGACCTCTGTTCCAGCCACCCCTGCCCGGTCGTCTGCTGCTCCTCACCCACTCCAAGCCCTGCCACTGACCCTAGTCTTGGCCCCAGTTTTAACCCTAGTCAGGGTCTCAGCCCCAGTCCCTCCACCAACCGCTCAG GCCCCAGCCAGATGGCCCTACTGCCAGTCACCAACATCAGAGCCAAGTCCTGGGGCCTGTCAGCCAATGGCATTGGCCACTTCAAGCATCCAAAGAGCTTGGAGCCTGTGGCTAGCCCTGTCGTCCCCTTCCCTGGGGGACAGGGCAAAACCAAGAACAGCCCCAGCCTTGGTCTCCATAGCCGAGCCCGCCGAGGGGCCCCCCACcctggcctgggccctgcccagccCACTGAGGCCCAGGACCAGTCAG ACCTGGCGCCCTCCCTGACCTCCATCCAGGTGCTGGAGAATTCTATGCCCATCACCTCCCAGTACTGCGCTCCAGGGCATGCCTGCAG GCCTGGGAACTTCACCTACCACATCCCCGTGAGCAGTGGCACCCCACTGCACCTCAGCCTGACCCTGCAGATGAA CTCCTCGTCCCCAGTGTCTGTGGTGCTGTGCAGCCTGATGTCCAAGGAGGAGCCGTGTGAGGAGGGGGGCTTTCCACAGAGCCTCCACACCCACCAGGCCACCCAG